A section of the Telopea speciosissima isolate NSW1024214 ecotype Mountain lineage chromosome 3, Tspe_v1, whole genome shotgun sequence genome encodes:
- the LOC122657052 gene encoding ACT domain-containing protein ACR4-like yields the protein MDCWYSSLDVDNEFEKLLFRMNPPRVTVDNASNPKATLVEVGSANKHGSLLEVVQALADLNLTISRAYISSDGEWFMDVFHVVDQFGNKLSDGEVINHIEQSLGPRARSFRTLRRSVGVQAATKHTSIELTGRDRPGLLSEIFAVLADLKCNVVASEVWTHNSRMASVVYITDEATGLPIDNPDHVAKIKQLLLYVLKGDRDKHSASTVVSVGGTHTERRLHQMMYADRDYDRDEDEPTTTYDQSKPIVTVENCTEKEYTVVNLRCRDRPKLLFDTVCTLTDMQYVVFHATITAEGPEAHQEYFIRHKDGCLVNSEAERQRLIHCLEAAIRRRTSEGIRLELCSEDRVGLLSDVTRIFRENGLSVIRAEVTTRGSQAVNVFYVTDASGNRVKSETIEAVRSEIGQTILHVKDDVYSKSPPQGNARFSLGTLFRTRSEKFFYNLGLIKSFS from the exons ATGGATTGTTGGTATTCTTCTCTCGACGTCGACAATGAATTTGAGAAGCTACTGTTTCGAATGAACCCTCCAAG GGTCACTGTTGATAATGCTTCAAACCCAAAAGCAACTTTGGTAGAG GTAGGCAGTGCTAATAAGCATGGGAGCTTGTTAGAGGTAGTGCAGGCTCTTGCTGATTTGAATTTGACCATTAGCAGGGCTTACATTTCTTCAGATGGTGAATGGTTTATGGATG TATTCCATGTTGTAGACCAATTTGGAAATAAGCTGTCAGATGGTGAGGTTATCAACCATATTGAACAG TCATTGGGACCAAGAGCACGGAGCTTCCGGACCTTGAGAAGGTCTGTGGGTGTTCAAGCTGCTACAAAACACACAAGTATTGAATTGACTGGAAGAGATCGACCAGGCTTGCTGTCAGAGATTTTTGCGGTTCTTGCCGACCTCAAATGCAACGTTGTGGCTTCCGAAGTCTGGACCCACAATTCAAGGATGGCATCAGTTGTTTACATCACAGATGAGGCAACTGGGTTACCGATTGATAATCCAGACCATGTTGCTAAGATCAAACAACTTCTCCTTTATGTGCTTAAAGGGGATAGAGATAAGCACAGTGCGAGTACCGTTGTTTCTGTGGGTGGAACTCACACGGAAAGGAGGCTTCATCAGATGATGTATGCTGATCGTGATTATGATAGGGACGAAGATGAGCCCACAACCACCTATGACCAGAGCAAACCCATAGTGACAGTGGAGAATTGTACAGAGAAGGAATACACAGTTGTGAACTTGAGGTGCAGGGACCGCCCCAAGCTACTCTTTGATACTGTGTGCACTTTAACAGATATGCAGTATGTGGTCTTCCATGCTACTATCACTGCTGAAGGACCAGAGGCTCATCAG GAATATTTTATCAGGCATAAGGATGGGTGTCTTGTTAACTCAGAAGCAGAGAGGCAACGGCTAATCCATTGCTTGGAGGCAGCTATTCGAAGGCGAACTTCAGAG GGAATAAGGCTAGAACTCTGCAGTGAAGATCGTGTTGGACTTCTATCTGATGTAACCCGCATATTTAGAGAAAATGGACTTTCAGTGATTCGGGCAGAAGTCACAACCAGAGGATCCCAAGCTGTGAATGTGTTCTATGTGACGGATGCATCTGGGAATCGGGTCAAGAGTGAAACCATTGAGGCAGTTAGGAGTGAGATTGGGCAAACAATACTCCATGTGAAAGATGATGTATATTCAAAATCTCCTCCACAGGGAAATGCTAGGTTTTCCCTCGGTACTCTCTTCCGAACTAGATCAGAAAAATTCTTCTATAACCTGGGTTTAATAAAATCATTCTCATAG